A genomic segment from Flavobacterium inviolabile encodes:
- a CDS encoding acyl-CoA thioesterase, whose product MQEKFPSDSITILTDLVLPGETNPLNNLFGGELLARMDRAASITARRHSRRVCVTASVNHVAFNRAIPLGSVVTVESKVSRTFKTSMEIFIDVWIEDRESGIKNKANEAIYTFVAVDETGRPVEVPAIVPQTEEEKKRFEAALRRKQLSLVLAGKMKPHEATELKALFMQE is encoded by the coding sequence ATGCAAGAGAAATTCCCTTCAGATTCTATTACTATATTAACCGACCTTGTTTTACCGGGTGAGACAAATCCGCTAAACAATCTCTTTGGTGGTGAGTTATTAGCGCGTATGGATCGTGCTGCCAGTATCACAGCCAGAAGACATTCCAGAAGGGTATGCGTTACGGCTTCTGTTAATCACGTAGCTTTTAACCGTGCTATTCCTTTGGGAAGTGTTGTAACGGTTGAATCGAAGGTGTCCCGTACGTTTAAAACGTCTATGGAAATTTTTATTGACGTATGGATTGAAGACCGTGAATCCGGAATTAAAAACAAAGCAAACGAAGCTATTTATACTTTTGTAGCGGTAGACGAAACCGGACGCCCGGTGGAAGTTCCGGCTATTGTTCCGCAAACGGAAGAAGAGAAAAAACGTTTTGAAGCAGCGTTGAGAAGAAAGCAGTTGAGCCTGGTACTTGCCGGCAAAATGAAACCGCACGAAGCAACAGAATTAAAAGCTTTATTCATGCAGGAATAA
- a CDS encoding murein hydrolase activator EnvC family protein: MYKKLFSLFFIFLSIASWSQTEDKQRQLEERKAQIQKEIREVQQLLQSEKKKEKSVLVQISQQTTKIKLSEKLINTTQKQTRLLTDDIYLKQLEINKLGRELTVLKEDYAKMIVKSYKSRSEQSRIMFVLSSENFLQAYKRVQYMKQYASFRKMQGVEIKNKSLQLQDATTVLESKKKVKQKLLVESEKEKKALEEDKSEQEKLMKVIQKDKKKLAGDIKKKQEESRAIDRQIQRLIREAIAEANRKAREAAAALAARNKAAGKKVEKAEPATTAAAESTTKFYLTPEGKALADNFRANKGRLPWPVEKGFVSLGFGDQPHPIHKSLIVHNSGVEISTEPGTNARAVFGGEVLQVQVISANNRAVFIQHGDYVTVYLNLSKVFVGKGDKVSIKQSIGEIHTNSSGRAVLKFLISQNTTTLNPQSWLANM, from the coding sequence ATGTACAAAAAGCTCTTTAGCCTATTTTTTATTTTCCTGTCAATTGCTTCCTGGTCGCAAACTGAAGACAAACAACGTCAGCTTGAAGAAAGAAAAGCACAGATTCAAAAAGAAATAAGAGAAGTACAGCAACTCCTTCAATCTGAAAAGAAGAAGGAGAAATCAGTATTGGTGCAAATTTCCCAGCAAACAACAAAAATCAAGCTGAGTGAAAAACTGATCAATACCACTCAAAAACAAACCCGATTGCTGACGGATGATATTTATCTGAAACAATTAGAGATAAACAAACTGGGAAGAGAGCTAACGGTTCTGAAAGAAGACTATGCCAAGATGATTGTAAAATCATATAAAAGCCGTTCGGAGCAAAGCCGTATTATGTTTGTACTTTCTTCCGAAAATTTCCTGCAGGCATACAAACGCGTTCAGTATATGAAGCAATATGCCAGCTTTAGAAAAATGCAGGGCGTTGAGATTAAAAACAAATCGCTTCAATTGCAGGATGCGACCACTGTTTTGGAATCGAAGAAAAAAGTAAAACAAAAACTTCTGGTAGAAAGTGAAAAAGAGAAGAAAGCACTGGAAGAAGACAAATCCGAACAGGAAAAATTAATGAAAGTTATCCAGAAGGATAAGAAGAAATTAGCCGGTGATATTAAGAAAAAACAAGAAGAGTCCAGAGCAATCGACAGACAGATTCAGCGTTTAATCCGTGAAGCCATTGCCGAAGCCAACAGAAAAGCAAGAGAAGCTGCTGCGGCTTTAGCCGCCAGAAATAAAGCGGCCGGTAAGAAAGTGGAAAAAGCAGAACCGGCAACAACTGCCGCCGCAGAATCCACAACAAAATTCTATCTGACTCCGGAAGGAAAAGCATTGGCAGATAATTTCAGAGCCAACAAAGGAAGATTGCCATGGCCGGTAGAAAAAGGATTTGTTTCCTTAGGTTTTGGCGACCAGCCGCACCCAATCCATAAAAGCCTGATTGTTCACAACAGTGGTGTGGAAATCAGTACAGAACCGGGAACCAATGCCAGAGCGGTATTTGGCGGGGAAGTATTACAGGTACAGGTTATTTCGGCAAACAACCGTGCCGTGTTTATCCAGCATGGTGATTATGTGACCGTTTACCTGAATTTAAGTAAAGTCTTTGTTGGAAAAGGCGATAAAGTATCGATTAAGCAAAGTATCGGAGAGATACACACCAATTCCTCCGGAAGAGCAGTATTGAAATTCCTGATTTCACAAAATACAACTACGCTGAACCCGCAGAGCTGGTTAGCCAATATGTAA
- a CDS encoding DUF4292 domain-containing protein: MKKIIILFGLVLLVSCKSKQIAVAEQGASEKIEASKIIQGHYSNKFNFETANIRTSVSYKDDKTSLSVNGDIRIKKDEIILVSARILGFPLAKALITPTRVSYYSKDGRFFDGDYTMLSRWLGTDLDFKKVQNILLGQAMDDLTKTNYNVSIENEKYKLKSKANANITKEFLFEGANFLLKDQVISQKDPMRSLEVSYPAYKAYDKATLPLNMIIEAFQKGNVRIEVDYNSISFDEKLSFPYNIPEGYEQIFID; the protein is encoded by the coding sequence ATGAAAAAAATAATAATCCTCTTCGGACTGGTACTTTTAGTTTCCTGTAAGTCAAAACAAATTGCAGTAGCAGAGCAGGGCGCTTCCGAAAAAATTGAAGCCTCAAAAATCATTCAGGGACATTACAGTAACAAGTTCAACTTTGAAACGGCAAATATCAGAACAAGCGTAAGCTATAAGGATGATAAAACATCCCTTTCGGTTAATGGCGATATCCGTATCAAAAAAGATGAGATTATTTTAGTCAGTGCCCGTATTCTTGGTTTTCCATTGGCGAAAGCCCTGATTACGCCAACGCGCGTGAGCTATTACAGTAAAGACGGCCGTTTTTTTGACGGCGATTATACCATGTTGAGCAGATGGCTGGGAACCGATCTGGATTTTAAAAAAGTACAGAACATTCTTTTAGGCCAGGCAATGGACGACCTGACGAAAACAAACTATAACGTTTCTATTGAAAACGAAAAATATAAGCTGAAAAGCAAAGCGAATGCTAACATCACCAAAGAATTTTTGTTTGAAGGGGCCAACTTTTTATTAAAAGATCAGGTCATTTCACAAAAAGATCCGATGCGCTCTCTGGAAGTCAGTTATCCGGCCTATAAAGCCTATGATAAGGCAACGCTGCCTTTAAACATGATTATTGAGGCTTTTCAGAAAGGAAATGTCAGAATCGAAGTCGATTATAATTCCATCAGCTTCGATGAAAAGCTAAGCTTCCCATACAATATTCCGGAAGGATACGAACAAATATTTATTGATTAA
- a CDS encoding tetratricopeptide repeat protein: MNIKRQLIAFTLLGFLAVPLPAVAQQEPDAIALENDEFQNNFYESLKQKGIENYDKAIESLFKCLKNQPDNPVIHHELGKNYLFQKNYPEAEKEFQRAITLNPKERWYWNGLYDVYYETKDFNRSIPVVEKLIEFDKKFQDDLVSLYMYTQQFDKALALINEMDVTTGLTPTLEMYKLQILSDSKFKKPEKETLEQAIKKNPNDENNYIQLIYLYSESNQEEKALEVAKKLEKAIPTSDWAQVSLFKFNLNNKEPQKAADAMFQVLKSKKIDAKIKHRVLNEFLIFSNNTNSYKKELQQAVDYFTGDPNVDVPKEIGIFFLEKKKNEDAIVFFEKSLENKKDDISTIELLLQAYSESEQYDIVSKKALNYLDLFPTHAKLYFFAGMAQNQLKNYKKAIDLLQSGMDFVVEDRALEINMNIQLGEAYHGLGDEKKKEAYFIKANQLLKQKK; the protein is encoded by the coding sequence ATGAATATAAAAAGACAGCTCATAGCGTTCACCTTATTAGGCTTTTTGGCTGTGCCGCTCCCTGCAGTGGCACAACAGGAGCCTGATGCTATTGCTTTGGAAAACGATGAATTTCAGAATAATTTCTATGAATCGTTAAAGCAAAAAGGGATTGAAAATTATGATAAGGCGATCGAATCGCTTTTTAAATGTCTGAAAAACCAGCCGGACAATCCGGTTATTCATCATGAATTAGGGAAAAATTACCTGTTCCAAAAAAACTATCCGGAAGCGGAAAAAGAATTTCAGAGAGCCATAACCTTAAATCCGAAAGAACGTTGGTATTGGAACGGATTGTATGATGTGTACTATGAAACAAAAGACTTTAACCGCTCCATACCGGTTGTTGAAAAATTAATTGAATTCGACAAAAAGTTCCAGGACGATCTGGTGTCGCTGTACATGTACACACAGCAATTTGACAAAGCATTGGCACTCATTAACGAAATGGATGTGACTACAGGACTAACCCCGACGCTGGAAATGTACAAGCTGCAAATTTTAAGCGATTCGAAATTCAAAAAACCGGAAAAGGAAACATTAGAACAGGCGATTAAGAAAAATCCGAATGACGAAAACAACTATATACAGCTGATCTATCTGTATTCGGAAAGCAACCAGGAAGAGAAGGCGCTGGAAGTGGCTAAAAAACTGGAAAAAGCAATCCCTACTTCCGATTGGGCGCAGGTGAGTCTTTTTAAATTTAACCTGAACAATAAAGAACCGCAGAAAGCTGCCGATGCAATGTTCCAGGTGCTGAAAAGCAAAAAAATCGATGCGAAGATCAAACACCGCGTGCTGAACGAATTCCTGATTTTTTCAAACAACACAAATTCGTATAAAAAAGAATTACAGCAGGCTGTCGATTATTTTACAGGGGATCCGAATGTGGATGTGCCTAAAGAAATCGGAATCTTTTTCCTTGAGAAAAAGAAAAACGAAGATGCCATTGTCTTCTTCGAGAAAAGTCTGGAAAACAAAAAGGATGATATCAGTACGATAGAATTGTTATTGCAGGCTTACTCAGAAAGTGAGCAGTATGATATAGTCAGTAAAAAAGCATTAAACTATCTGGATTTGTTTCCCACGCATGCAAAATTGTACTTTTTTGCAGGGATGGCGCAAAATCAGCTAAAAAATTATAAAAAAGCCATCGATTTATTACAGTCAGGAATGGATTTTGTAGTAGAAGATAGGGCTTTGGAGATCAATATGAACATTCAGCTTGGAGAAGCCTACCACGGTTTAGGCGATGAAAAGAAAAAAGAAGCATATTTTATCAAAGCCAATCAATTGCTAAAACAAAAAAAATAA
- a CDS encoding sugar phosphate nucleotidyltransferase, protein MRIIVPMAGRGSRLRPHTLTVPKPLIPIAGKPIVHRLVEDIAGVINQEIEEIAFIIHKDFGDKVPGELIAIAEKLGAKGTIYYQHEPLGTAHAIMCAKESMSGPVVVAYADTLFRADFTLDTTADSVIWVKQVEDPSAFGVVQLDGNNQIVDFVEKPKEFVSDLAIIGIYYFKSGETLRSELQFLLDNNIVKGGEYQLTDGLENMKLKGMKFVPGKVEEWMDCGNKNVTVETNSRMLNFLHQDGVHLVSEKVKLENATIIPPCFIGDDVVICNATVGPNVSLGNGTHVTDSTIKNSLVQTHAHIKNAVLDNAMIGNHAAFDGKFTAISIGDYSVLE, encoded by the coding sequence ATGAGAATAATTGTCCCAATGGCAGGACGCGGATCACGTCTTCGCCCACATACTTTAACCGTACCGAAACCGTTAATTCCAATTGCAGGAAAACCTATTGTTCACCGTCTTGTAGAAGATATTGCCGGAGTAATCAATCAGGAAATTGAAGAAATAGCATTTATCATTCACAAAGATTTTGGCGATAAAGTACCGGGCGAATTAATTGCTATTGCAGAAAAGTTAGGTGCAAAAGGAACAATATATTATCAGCACGAACCTTTGGGAACCGCTCACGCAATTATGTGTGCTAAAGAAAGTATGTCGGGACCGGTTGTCGTGGCTTATGCCGATACGCTTTTCAGAGCCGATTTTACATTAGACACTACAGCAGACAGCGTTATCTGGGTAAAACAGGTAGAAGATCCGAGCGCTTTTGGAGTGGTACAACTGGATGGTAACAACCAGATTGTAGACTTCGTTGAAAAGCCGAAGGAATTTGTTTCCGATTTGGCCATCATTGGTATCTACTACTTTAAAAGCGGGGAAACATTAAGATCCGAATTACAGTTCCTGCTAGATAACAACATTGTAAAAGGAGGCGAATACCAGCTTACTGACGGATTGGAAAACATGAAGCTGAAAGGAATGAAATTTGTTCCCGGTAAAGTGGAAGAGTGGATGGACTGCGGAAATAAAAATGTAACGGTTGAAACAAACTCCCGTATGCTGAATTTTTTACATCAGGATGGCGTACACCTGGTTTCCGAAAAAGTGAAATTAGAAAATGCAACAATCATCCCGCCTTGTTTTATTGGTGATGATGTTGTGATATGCAATGCTACGGTAGGACCAAACGTTTCTTTGGGCAACGGAACACATGTTACGGACAGCACCATCAAAAACAGCCTGGTACAAACCCATGCACATATTAAAAACGCAGTCTTAGACAATGCCATGATTGGAAATCATGCGGCATTCGACGGGAAGTTTACTGCGATCAGTATAGGCGATTATTCCGTTTTAGAATAA
- the dut gene encoding dUTP diphosphatase, whose product MTIKIINKSAHALPEYETNASAGMDLRANIEAPITLQPLERALVKTGLFIELPIGFEAQVRPRSGLAFKKGVTVLNSPGTVDADYRGEIGVILVNLSNEPFVVENGERIAQLVIARHERAEWQEVVELSETARGEGGFGSTGVK is encoded by the coding sequence ATGACAATAAAAATTATCAACAAATCAGCACACGCATTACCGGAATATGAAACTAATGCCTCTGCAGGAATGGACTTAAGAGCCAATATTGAAGCACCAATCACGTTACAGCCTTTGGAAAGAGCTCTGGTAAAAACCGGACTTTTTATAGAATTACCCATAGGATTTGAAGCACAGGTACGACCAAGAAGCGGACTGGCATTTAAAAAAGGGGTGACGGTTTTGAACAGCCCGGGTACTGTTGATGCCGATTACAGAGGAGAAATAGGAGTCATTTTAGTAAATTTATCAAACGAACCATTTGTTGTTGAAAACGGAGAGCGCATTGCACAGCTGGTAATTGCCAGACATGAAAGAGCAGAATGGCAGGAAGTGGTTGAACTTTCGGAAACAGCCCGTGGCGAAGGAGGTTTCGGAAGTACAGGAGTAAAATAG
- a CDS encoding lipopolysaccharide biosynthesis protein — protein MGLYKNLFKQTFIYGVATVLPRMLSFLLVRLHTDLMPKSDYGNVTIVLSWMVFFNVILSYGMETAFFRFYNKEEDKKSVIETTTISLFWTSMLFLAMALLFRSTLAEWADVETQYVTYAVWILVLDALVVIPFSKLRAFQRPIKYAVIKICNVTINVGLNIFFLVFLPKIAKADPDGFISSFYVHDYQVGYIFIANLIASLATLLVFLPDYFRLKWHFNVPLWKNMMNYGLPILFAGLAFGINEHFDKILLGKLLPQNIAKAEVGAYSACYKLGLFMVLFRTAYTLGIEPFFFNHADKKDAPQTYAVVTKYFVIFGSMILLCVVVFADILKVILVPNSTYWEAMKVVPLIILANFFLGIYTSLSVWYKLIDRTKVGAYISIVGAVVTLVLNYLLIPVYSYMGSAIATLAAYGTMMAISYFMGNKYYPIPYDKKRIIGYLSVSTLLAGLSFYVPSLHNYIFGVLAILIFGYFIYRNEKQTILRLIKR, from the coding sequence TTGGGTTTATATAAAAATCTTTTCAAACAAACTTTTATTTATGGAGTGGCTACCGTGCTGCCAAGAATGCTTAGCTTTTTATTGGTTAGGCTTCACACGGATTTAATGCCAAAGAGCGATTACGGGAATGTAACCATCGTTTTATCATGGATGGTTTTCTTTAACGTTATCCTTTCCTATGGAATGGAAACTGCTTTTTTCCGGTTCTATAACAAAGAGGAAGATAAGAAAAGTGTGATCGAAACAACCACGATTTCATTATTCTGGACCTCCATGCTGTTCCTGGCTATGGCACTGTTATTTCGAAGTACGCTGGCCGAATGGGCCGATGTGGAAACACAATATGTAACCTATGCCGTATGGATATTGGTTCTGGATGCTCTGGTGGTAATACCGTTTTCGAAACTCCGGGCTTTTCAAAGACCTATAAAATATGCCGTTATAAAAATCTGCAACGTTACGATTAACGTTGGATTAAATATCTTTTTCCTGGTATTCCTTCCCAAAATCGCAAAAGCAGACCCGGATGGATTCATAAGCAGTTTTTATGTTCACGACTACCAGGTGGGCTATATCTTTATTGCCAACCTGATTGCCAGTCTGGCAACACTGTTAGTATTCCTTCCGGACTATTTCCGCCTAAAATGGCATTTCAATGTACCGTTATGGAAAAACATGATGAACTACGGACTGCCGATACTTTTTGCCGGTCTGGCGTTCGGGATCAATGAACATTTTGACAAGATCCTTTTAGGGAAATTGCTGCCGCAGAATATTGCGAAAGCAGAAGTAGGCGCTTATTCGGCCTGTTATAAACTGGGATTGTTTATGGTACTTTTCCGGACGGCTTATACGCTGGGAATCGAACCGTTCTTCTTTAATCATGCCGATAAAAAAGATGCACCGCAAACCTATGCCGTGGTTACCAAATATTTTGTGATTTTCGGATCGATGATCCTGTTGTGTGTAGTCGTTTTTGCCGATATCTTAAAAGTAATACTGGTACCGAACAGTACCTATTGGGAAGCCATGAAAGTGGTACCGCTCATCATTTTAGCAAACTTCTTCCTGGGAATCTATACCAGCCTTTCTGTTTGGTATAAATTAATTGACCGGACAAAAGTGGGTGCTTATATTTCCATTGTCGGAGCGGTGGTAACACTGGTCTTGAATTACCTGTTAATTCCGGTGTACAGCTACATGGGATCGGCCATTGCAACACTGGCAGCCTATGGCACCATGATGGCGATTTCGTATTTTATGGGAAACAAATATTATCCGATTCCTTACGATAAGAAAAGAATTATAGGATACTTATCGGTATCCACACTATTAGCAGGACTATCTTTTTATGTACCAAGTCTCCATAATTATATTTTTGGTGTACTGGCGATCTTAATTTTCGGATACTTTATTTATCGAAATGAAAAACAGACGATACTCCGACTGATAAAGAGATAA
- a CDS encoding prolyl oligopeptidase family serine peptidase yields the protein MKEKLQLLFCSLMTCLTYSQQQPVTKKIPTTISKHGITFTDNYSWLEKMRSDEVTNWVDAQNKIVSDHFKTLNNTDSIAAVIKEYDTKTTYKIPERKGKYFFSLYRKEAHKSGYLFYRKDLNEKSVELVNPNTIYEDKNVAITNYYPSKSSKLLAYKINIDGSDRHEIRFVDLDKRTALTDDIKNVKFSNVSWNKDNGIFYKKNSNKEQFAKDSTYQLFYHKIGTLQENDDLVFDSSKSESDFDFFTSKDKLFIIETSKDETLKNYYYAELNYDVFQPKKFIENDSTDFKLLSSVNDRIYFSSKKYNWGEIRSFPIANRNEETVVVPQIFNNLLVKSYFYNDYIVCRYKTTGKNYFIIYDYTGKFIRKTDAPKGMEIDVTDFNPKTKELYYGLYSYIQPYQNIKLNVETGTEEPFYSASNRPKPTLFPLNHFEIITTTYKSRDNVDIPITIVAKKGIPLDGNNPTLLKAYGGFGTISPSSYDTSLLYFLEKGGVFAYAEIRGGGEKGLKWHTDGKGQKKINTFNDFIDAAEYLINNKYTSPNRLAITGGSQGGLLVGVAMTKRPELFKVAIPNVGVFDMNEFNKYTVGKYHLDEYGDPNVSSDYKAMMVYSPYHNIKENINYPTTLIITSENDDRVPPFQSYKFAALLQNRAAQKNPVYIKTLKKAGHAGKNFNYDDRIEEKSALYSFLLYHLNK from the coding sequence ATGAAAGAAAAATTACAGCTACTTTTTTGTTCTTTAATGACTTGCCTTACCTATTCACAGCAACAACCGGTAACCAAAAAAATCCCAACAACAATTTCGAAACACGGCATTACTTTTACCGACAATTACAGCTGGCTTGAGAAAATGCGGTCTGATGAAGTGACTAACTGGGTCGATGCTCAGAATAAAATTGTATCCGATCATTTCAAAACACTAAATAACACCGATTCTATTGCTGCTGTTATCAAAGAATACGACACCAAAACAACATATAAAATCCCGGAGAGAAAAGGGAAATATTTTTTCTCGCTCTACAGAAAAGAAGCTCATAAATCCGGTTATCTTTTTTATCGGAAAGATCTGAATGAAAAATCTGTTGAACTTGTCAATCCAAATACTATTTACGAAGATAAAAATGTTGCGATAACAAACTATTATCCTTCCAAAAGCTCTAAACTTCTCGCCTACAAAATAAATATTGACGGCAGTGACCGGCACGAAATCCGGTTTGTAGATTTGGATAAAAGGACAGCCCTTACGGACGATATAAAAAATGTAAAATTCTCCAATGTTTCCTGGAATAAGGATAATGGTATTTTTTATAAAAAGAACAGCAATAAGGAGCAATTTGCAAAAGATTCTACCTACCAGCTTTTTTACCACAAAATCGGAACCCTGCAAGAAAATGACGATCTGGTTTTTGACAGTTCAAAATCGGAAAGTGATTTTGACTTTTTTACGTCAAAAGACAAACTGTTTATTATCGAAACAAGTAAGGATGAAACTTTAAAAAACTATTATTATGCAGAATTAAATTATGATGTTTTTCAACCAAAAAAATTTATTGAAAACGATTCAACCGATTTTAAACTGCTATCCTCTGTAAATGACAGAATTTATTTTTCTTCAAAAAAATATAACTGGGGAGAGATCCGCTCATTCCCCATAGCGAACAGAAACGAAGAAACGGTTGTTGTACCGCAAATTTTCAATAACCTTCTGGTTAAATCATATTTTTATAATGATTACATCGTTTGCAGATACAAAACCACCGGGAAAAATTATTTTATCATCTATGATTATACCGGGAAATTCATCCGAAAAACAGACGCACCTAAAGGTATGGAGATTGATGTTACTGATTTTAACCCTAAAACCAAGGAACTATATTATGGTTTATACTCGTATATCCAGCCGTATCAGAATATAAAGCTAAATGTAGAAACAGGAACTGAAGAGCCATTTTATAGCGCCAGTAACCGCCCTAAGCCGACTCTTTTTCCCCTAAATCATTTTGAAATTATCACAACCACCTATAAAAGCAGGGATAATGTTGATATCCCCATTACCATTGTTGCTAAAAAAGGCATTCCGCTTGACGGAAATAATCCGACCTTATTAAAAGCCTATGGTGGTTTCGGAACAATATCTCCTTCATCCTATGATACCAGTTTGCTGTATTTTCTTGAAAAGGGTGGTGTATTTGCCTATGCTGAAATCAGAGGTGGCGGGGAAAAAGGGCTAAAATGGCATACCGATGGTAAAGGGCAGAAAAAGATAAATACGTTTAATGATTTTATTGATGCTGCCGAATACCTGATTAATAACAAATATACTTCACCAAACAGACTGGCCATAACCGGCGGATCCCAAGGCGGTTTATTGGTAGGTGTTGCCATGACCAAAAGACCTGAATTATTTAAAGTGGCCATACCTAATGTTGGCGTTTTTGACATGAATGAATTTAACAAATACACTGTTGGCAAATACCATTTAGATGAATATGGAGATCCTAATGTTTCGAGTGATTACAAAGCAATGATGGTATATTCTCCTTATCATAATATTAAAGAAAATATAAACTATCCTACAACCCTGATCATTACATCTGAAAATGACGACAGGGTTCCGCCGTTTCAATCTTATAAATTTGCTGCATTATTACAAAACAGAGCTGCTCAAAAGAATCCTGTGTATATTAAAACACTTAAAAAGGCTGGTCATGCCGGTAAAAACTTTAACTATGATGACCGGATTGAAGAAAAATCAGCGCTATACAGTTTCCTTTTATACCATTTGAATAAATAA
- the atpG gene encoding ATP synthase F1 subunit gamma translates to MANLKEIRNRITSVSSTMQITSAMKMVSAAKLKKAQDAITAMRPYAEKLTELIQNLSASLEGDAAGKFADQRDVNKVLIVAITSNRGLCGAFNANVLKQVRTLTEAYAGKQIDVITVGKKGNDVLRKTNNVIDNQSAIYDNLAFEGVAAIAETLMEKFVAGEYDKIELVYNQFKNAATQIVMTEQFLPLASIEGTQVATSDYIFEPSKEEIVLTLIPKSLKTQLYKAIRDSFAAEHGARMTAMHKATDNATELRNQLKLTYNKARQAAITNEILEIVGGAEALKS, encoded by the coding sequence ATGGCAAATTTAAAGGAAATACGTAATAGGATTACTTCTGTTTCATCAACGATGCAAATTACATCTGCGATGAAAATGGTGTCTGCAGCTAAGCTGAAAAAAGCACAAGATGCAATTACAGCAATGCGCCCTTATGCCGAAAAATTAACAGAGCTAATACAAAATTTAAGTGCGTCACTAGAAGGAGATGCTGCTGGAAAATTTGCGGATCAACGTGATGTAAATAAAGTATTGATTGTTGCAATTACTTCGAACAGAGGACTTTGTGGAGCTTTCAATGCGAACGTTCTTAAACAGGTTAGAACACTTACGGAAGCCTATGCAGGAAAACAGATTGATGTGATTACTGTTGGTAAAAAAGGAAATGACGTACTTAGAAAAACCAATAATGTTATCGACAACCAAAGTGCTATCTATGATAACCTGGCATTTGAAGGAGTTGCTGCTATTGCAGAAACATTAATGGAAAAATTCGTTGCCGGAGAGTATGACAAAATTGAATTGGTATACAACCAGTTTAAAAATGCTGCTACGCAAATCGTGATGACCGAACAATTTTTACCGTTAGCTTCAATCGAAGGAACTCAGGTGGCAACATCAGATTATATCTTTGAACCTTCTAAAGAAGAAATTGTGTTGACTTTAATTCCAAAGTCGTTAAAAACACAATTATACAAAGCGATCAGAGATTCATTCGCGGCAGAACATGGTGCCCGTATGACAGCAATGCATAAAGCAACGGATAATGCTACCGAATTAAGAAACCAGTTGAAACTTACTTATAACAAAGCACGTCAGGCTGCCATTACAAACGAGATCCTTGAAATCGTAGGTGGTGCTGAAGCTTTAAAAAGCTAA